One Setaria italica strain Yugu1 chromosome I, Setaria_italica_v2.0, whole genome shotgun sequence DNA window includes the following coding sequences:
- the LOC101777334 gene encoding protein LITTLE ZIPPER 3 — MERLNTKLYLQNCYIMKENERLRKAALLLNQENQALLSELKHRLAKSTTATGGGNNAAAAANRASPKPGTDAALPAQAGGKGKPAPKPK; from the coding sequence ATGGAGAGGCTGAACACGAAGCTGTACCTGCAGAACTGTTACATCATGAAGGAGAACGAGCGGCTGCGCAAGGCGGCCCTGCTTCTCAACCAGGAGAACCAGGCCCTGCTCTCCGAGCTCAAGCACCGCCTCGCTAAGTCCACcacggccaccggcggcggcaacaacgcggcagcggcggctaaCCGCGCATCGCCCAAGCCCGGCACCGACGCTGCCCTGCCGGCTCAGGCCGGCGGCAAGGGCAAGCCGGCCCCCAAGCCCAAGTAG